One stretch of Dokdonia sp. Hel_I_53 DNA includes these proteins:
- the hpf gene encoding ribosome hibernation-promoting factor, HPF/YfiA family produces MEIIFEYHDVTASTELENFAKEQLQKLGDKYQFVHRADVFFKLENTSSDETGKIAGLRVSMPGPRLFAEHSSAEFHGSLKTAIGEVEKQLRKKKEKMQEHH; encoded by the coding sequence ATGGAAATTATATTTGAATATCACGATGTAACTGCAAGTACCGAACTTGAAAATTTTGCAAAAGAGCAATTACAAAAACTTGGAGATAAATACCAATTTGTACACAGAGCAGACGTCTTTTTTAAACTAGAAAATACTTCTAGTGATGAGACTGGTAAGATTGCAGGGTTAAGAGTGAGTATGCCAGGACCTAGACTATTTGCAGAACACAGTAGTGCAGAATTTCACGGATCCCTAAAGACGGCTATAGGGGAAGTCGAAAAACAGTTGCGCAAGAAAAAAGAGAAAATGCAAGAACACCATTAA